From the Candidatus Beckwithbacteria bacterium genome, one window contains:
- the rpsB gene encoding 30S ribosomal protein S2, which produces MSSDKTDKSVVSLEKMLEAGVHFGHQAKRWYPKMAPYIWQSRDGVHIFDLLKTQQLLQEACEAVKQDMIAGKTIAYVATKRQAAAIAKEEAKRAGVPYIVSRWAGGTITNWQQVKQSIDRLKKLKSGLESGEFKQYTKKERVLLDREVTRLERLFGGIVDLAQPPQILFIIDINREKAAVAEAKHNGAKLYALVDSNVDPEPIDHPIPCNDDAVRSIKLMTEAFTNAVIEGKELAAKAKIEVTK; this is translated from the coding sequence ATGTCTTCAGACAAGACTGATAAATCTGTGGTTTCATTAGAAAAAATGCTGGAAGCTGGGGTTCATTTTGGCCATCAGGCTAAAAGATGGTATCCCAAAATGGCTCCTTACATTTGGCAATCCAGAGATGGAGTGCATATTTTTGATCTTTTAAAGACCCAACAGCTTTTACAGGAAGCTTGTGAAGCAGTCAAACAAGACATGATTGCTGGCAAAACTATTGCTTATGTAGCCACTAAACGTCAGGCTGCTGCTATTGCTAAAGAAGAAGCTAAACGAGCTGGAGTTCCCTATATTGTTTCCCGTTGGGCTGGAGGAACTATTACCAACTGGCAACAAGTTAAACAAAGTATTGATAGGTTAAAAAAACTTAAATCTGGTCTCGAAAGTGGTGAATTTAAACAATATACTAAAAAGGAACGAGTTTTGCTGGATCGAGAAGTGACCAGATTGGAACGACTTTTTGGCGGAATAGTTGATCTTGCTCAACCACCCCAAATACTTTTTATTATTGATATTAATCGGGAAAAAGCTGCTGTAGCCGAAGCTAAACACAATGGAGCTAAGCTATATGCTCTAGTTGATTCCAATGTTGATCCTGAACCAATCGATCATCCAATTCCTTGTAATGATGATGCCGTGCGCTCAATCAAACTTATGACTGAAGCCTTTACTAATGCGGTGATTGAAGGCAAAGAACTAGCTGCTAAAGCTAAAATTGAAGTTACAAAATAA
- a CDS encoding ATP-binding protein, with translation MAANQVLAPVLTFFELRVPKTSETSPEAMAACLKALPRIKNSLLKRLFGKSQALSFEIIAWNQRIYFMAACPTTFGSYFTSQLTAQYPQALISPVGDFLPFFFGKQSSFKDQMDHASFGKIRLEKPFYLPLKTYADFKDVDPLSTVLGTLAKTDPTDKVLIQYLISAPKGNWQVHGQSIANKTFSTGEPDKVMPHPQKTLIEQKCSQTGFGVDINVLVHSKNKYQSELVLTNLAGAFASLSHGEGNSLKLSRPMFWDKTGWFTSIMSRMPTYGSNAQVFTSDELATLFHLPNQNLINIKNIAWGGTLKGEPPENLVIAAGLTDEQKRDINFFAKTEFKNKPTVFGIKRIDRRKHIYVIGKTGTGKSTLIANMGINDMRNGEGLAVIDPHGDLCETLLDYIPKFRLNDVVYLDPTNVEYPFRMNPLEITIPEQAELVASGIVSIFHKLFGYSWGPRLEYILRNTILTLTAVPNSTLLDVPKLLTNSAYRKQIVEKIDDQVLKNFWLDEFGRLDDRARTEAVSPILNKVCQFITSPKIRTILERPHSSLDLEDVMNSGKILLLNLAQGRLGEDNAALLGAMFITKIQLAAMNRVGIPEDKRRDFYLYVDEFQNFATSSFIKILSEARKYRLNLMVANQYMGQVEEDVQKAIFGNVGTLISFLVGAADATMLNQEFGNLYEEADLVGLDNFETITKISIDNRTSTAFPARTLPLPNCRNQNREKAIRLSAERYGKPDKQKVEPVPVPVQPNQAPTIKPLTRPTQHRDQAEAAMAKLIGQSHNLNQVNSPTYETQKATKKSKNRHKPYKRNRNQQVENSQIPQSKPTPNRPRFVVEEVKD, from the coding sequence ATGGCTGCCAATCAAGTACTAGCTCCAGTTTTAACTTTTTTTGAGCTGCGCGTTCCCAAAACCTCTGAAACTTCACCTGAAGCTATGGCCGCTTGTCTCAAAGCTTTACCTCGGATTAAAAATTCTTTACTCAAACGGTTGTTCGGAAAATCTCAAGCTTTGTCTTTTGAAATTATTGCTTGGAATCAACGCATTTATTTTATGGCAGCTTGTCCAACTACCTTTGGCTCTTATTTTACTAGTCAGTTAACTGCACAATATCCTCAAGCTTTGATTTCTCCAGTTGGCGATTTTCTGCCTTTCTTTTTTGGCAAACAAAGCAGTTTTAAAGATCAAATGGATCATGCCAGTTTTGGCAAAATTAGGCTGGAAAAGCCGTTTTATTTGCCTTTAAAAACGTATGCTGACTTTAAGGATGTTGACCCCCTATCAACCGTTTTAGGAACACTGGCTAAAACTGATCCAACTGACAAAGTTTTGATTCAATACCTTATCAGTGCTCCCAAAGGCAATTGGCAAGTTCATGGCCAAAGTATAGCTAATAAAACCTTTTCTACTGGCGAACCAGATAAAGTTATGCCTCATCCCCAAAAAACTCTGATTGAGCAAAAATGCAGTCAAACTGGATTTGGTGTTGATATTAATGTCTTGGTCCACAGCAAAAATAAATACCAATCAGAACTAGTTTTGACCAATTTAGCTGGAGCCTTTGCTAGCCTGTCTCATGGTGAAGGCAATAGTCTAAAGCTATCTAGACCAATGTTTTGGGATAAAACCGGCTGGTTTACCAGTATTATGAGTCGTATGCCGACTTATGGTAGTAATGCTCAAGTTTTTACCAGCGATGAACTAGCTACCTTATTTCATCTACCTAACCAAAATTTAATCAATATTAAAAATATTGCCTGGGGCGGCACCCTTAAAGGCGAACCCCCCGAAAATTTAGTTATTGCTGCTGGTTTGACAGATGAACAAAAGCGGGATATCAACTTTTTTGCAAAAACCGAATTCAAAAACAAACCAACGGTGTTTGGGATCAAACGCATTGACCGACGTAAACACATCTATGTGATCGGAAAAACTGGTACTGGGAAATCAACCTTGATTGCCAATATGGGTATTAATGACATGCGTAATGGAGAAGGTTTGGCAGTCATTGATCCTCATGGTGATCTGTGTGAAACTTTGCTCGACTATATTCCTAAGTTTCGACTTAATGATGTAGTTTATCTTGATCCAACTAATGTTGAGTATCCGTTTCGGATGAATCCTCTAGAAATTACTATTCCTGAGCAGGCCGAGTTGGTAGCTTCTGGGATTGTTTCTATTTTCCATAAACTGTTTGGCTACTCCTGGGGACCACGGCTAGAGTACATTTTACGCAATACTATACTAACTCTTACAGCTGTACCAAATAGCACGCTTTTGGATGTGCCTAAACTGCTAACTAATAGCGCCTATCGTAAACAGATAGTTGAAAAAATTGACGATCAGGTTTTGAAAAACTTCTGGTTGGATGAGTTTGGTCGACTTGATGATCGGGCTCGGACTGAAGCTGTTTCTCCAATTTTAAATAAAGTTTGTCAGTTTATCACCTCACCCAAAATTAGGACAATTCTGGAGCGGCCCCATTCCAGTCTTGATCTAGAAGATGTTATGAACAGCGGCAAAATTTTACTGCTTAATTTAGCCCAAGGCCGCCTTGGTGAAGATAATGCCGCCCTCCTTGGTGCCATGTTTATCACTAAAATCCAGTTAGCTGCCATGAACCGTGTTGGCATTCCCGAAGACAAACGCCGTGATTTTTATCTTTATGTTGATGAGTTTCAAAATTTTGCCACTTCTTCGTTTATTAAAATCCTATCCGAAGCTCGTAAGTACCGGCTCAATTTAATGGTCGCTAATCAGTATATGGGCCAAGTCGAAGAAGATGTTCAAAAAGCTATTTTTGGTAATGTTGGCACCTTGATTTCATTTTTAGTTGGTGCCGCAGATGCTACTATGCTCAACCAAGAATTTGGCAATTTATATGAAGAAGCTGATTTAGTCGGCTTGGATAATTTTGAAACGATTACCAAAATTTCAATTGATAACCGAACCTCCACTGCTTTTCCAGCCCGAACATTACCACTACCAAACTGTCGCAATCAGAATCGGGAAAAAGCCATTCGTCTTTCAGCTGAGCGCTATGGCAAACCTGACAAGCAAAAAGTTGAGCCAGTTCCAGTGCCAGTTCAACCTAACCAAGCTCCAACTATCAAACCATTAACTAGACCAACTCAACATCGAGATCAGGCTGAAGCAGCAATGGCCAAACTGATCGGTCAAAGTCATAATCTAAATCAGGTAAATTCACCAACATATGAAACTCAAAAAGCAACTAAAAAATCAAAAAACCGCCATAAACCATATAAAAGAAATCGCAATCAACAGGTAGAAAATAGTCAAATTCCCCAATCTAAACCTACTCCTAATCGCCCTAGATTTGTAGTAGAAGAAGTGAAAGACTAA
- the guaA gene encoding glutamine-hydrolyzing GMP synthase, giving the protein MILIVDFGSQTTHLIGRRIRDLGVEVRIVDSDNALAGISKYKPAGIILSGGPASVYEKGSPSIDPIIFTFKIPILGICYGWQQTARLLKGKVIQGHKEYGPTEVKINHRSPLFENIKARELKVWMSHGDEVVKLPVGFDYHVSTPTVKAAGVGDFERKIFGVQFHPEVEHTQEGKRILQNFVEIICGLKVSKRKINVNDIIKQVKDIVDQKGENAKAIAAVSGGVDSTVASTIVAKAMGKKFIPIYCDNGLMREGTTEEVKYIFEKLLKIKPVILDSKKEFLSKLKKVTDPEKKRIIIGNLYIDLFQQEAKKIKNTKFLVQGTIYSDVIESKGSKNASKIKSHHNVGGLPKKMNLDLLEPLRNFYKDEVRELGRQLGLPEDILMKQPFPGPGQAIRILGEVTEERLAKQQQADKIVLEIIKSSGWYNKIFQSFPIMTGTMSTAVKGDGRVYGEIVGLRVYDSNDIMTAGWAHLPYELLQKISSRIVNEVPDVSRVVYDITTKPPATMEWE; this is encoded by the coding sequence ATGATTTTAATTGTTGATTTTGGTTCACAAACAACTCATTTAATTGGTAGGAGGATTAGGGATTTAGGGGTAGAAGTTAGGATAGTTGATTCGGATAATGCTTTAGCTGGAATTTCTAAATATAAACCTGCAGGTATTATCTTGTCTGGTGGTCCAGCAAGTGTTTATGAAAAAGGTTCTCCTAGTATCGATCCCATAATATTTACATTTAAAATTCCAATTTTAGGAATATGCTATGGTTGGCAACAAACTGCAAGATTACTTAAAGGTAAAGTAATTCAAGGTCATAAAGAATATGGTCCGACTGAAGTTAAAATAAATCATAGAAGTCCTTTATTTGAAAATATAAAAGCCAGAGAACTTAAAGTTTGGATGTCTCATGGTGATGAAGTGGTTAAATTGCCTGTTGGTTTTGATTATCATGTATCTACTCCGACAGTAAAGGCAGCTGGGGTAGGTGATTTTGAAAGAAAAATTTTTGGAGTCCAATTTCATCCAGAAGTAGAACATACCCAAGAAGGTAAAAGAATTTTACAAAATTTTGTAGAAATTATCTGTGGTTTAAAAGTTTCTAAAAGAAAAATCAATGTTAATGACATTATCAAGCAAGTAAAAGATATAGTTGATCAAAAAGGAGAAAATGCCAAAGCAATTGCTGCGGTCTCTGGAGGAGTTGATTCGACGGTTGCTAGCACGATTGTGGCTAAAGCAATGGGCAAAAAATTTATTCCTATTTATTGTGATAATGGTTTGATGCGTGAAGGAACTACTGAGGAAGTCAAATATATTTTTGAAAAATTATTGAAAATAAAGCCAGTTATATTAGATTCAAAAAAAGAATTTTTAAGTAAATTAAAAAAAGTAACTGATCCAGAGAAAAAGAGAATCATTATTGGTAATTTGTATATAGATTTATTTCAACAAGAAGCTAAAAAAATAAAAAATACAAAATTTTTGGTTCAAGGAACGATTTACTCTGATGTTATTGAAAGTAAGGGTAGTAAAAATGCCAGTAAAATAAAAAGCCATCATAATGTTGGTGGTTTGCCAAAAAAAATGAATTTGGACTTACTTGAACCTTTACGCAATTTTTACAAAGATGAAGTTAGAGAATTAGGTAGACAGCTAGGTTTACCAGAAGATATTTTGATGAAACAGCCTTTTCCAGGCCCAGGCCAAGCGATTAGGATTTTGGGAGAGGTGACGGAGGAAAGATTAGCTAAGCAACAACAAGCTGACAAAATTGTTTTAGAAATTATAAAATCAAGTGGTTGGTATAACAAGATTTTTCAATCTTTTCCTATTATGACTGGAACGATGAGTACAGCAGTTAAGGGTGATGGTAGAGTTTATGGAGAAATAGTTGGATTAAGAGTTTATGATAGTAATGATATTATGACAGCTGGTTGGGCTCATTTACCATATGAACTGTTGCAAAAAATTTCTTCTAGAATAGTAAATGAAGTGCCCGATGTGTCTCGAGTTGTATATGATATTACCACTAAACCTCCAGCTACTATGGAGTGGGAGTAA
- a CDS encoding deoxynucleoside kinase, whose product MTYKPITVIGNVGSGKSTVCELLAKKLHAKLIPADEFYKTNPFFPLALQDRKRWSFTSDLWFLKERAKLLSKLNSELNDQNIIIDSGIVMSYVYAHSRIKSGYFTDEEWSLYQEIYTFLTKNISNQGILIYLKAPVNFLLKRIKKRGREFEIKNHSKDYLTSLQSSLDFVVKNSNVKVITINIYEKTDIHNLIKKIINKLPNF is encoded by the coding sequence ATGACTTATAAACCAATAACAGTGATAGGTAATGTAGGTTCTGGCAAGAGTACTGTGTGCGAACTTTTGGCAAAAAAGCTTCATGCCAAACTTATCCCAGCTGATGAATTTTATAAAACTAATCCATTTTTCCCATTAGCTTTACAGGATCGTAAGCGTTGGTCGTTTACTAGTGATTTATGGTTTCTAAAAGAACGTGCTAAGTTATTATCTAAACTAAATTCTGAACTCAATGATCAAAATATAATTATTGATAGCGGAATTGTTATGAGCTATGTGTATGCTCACAGCAGAATTAAAAGCGGTTATTTTACAGATGAAGAGTGGAGTTTATATCAGGAAATTTATACATTTTTAACTAAAAATATTAGCAACCAAGGAATCCTCATTTATTTAAAAGCACCGGTTAATTTTCTTCTCAAACGAATCAAAAAAAGAGGAAGAGAATTTGAAATAAAAAATCATAGTAAAGATTATTTAACCAGTTTGCAATCCAGTCTGGATTTTGTAGTTAAAAATTCTAATGTAAAAGTTATTACTATCAATATCTACGAAAAAACAGACATACATAATTTGATTAAAAAAATTATTAATAAGTTGCCTAATTTTTAA
- a CDS encoding purine-nucleoside phosphorylase, with protein sequence MFQVDEIIAKLQAYQDKAHVLMVLGSGWNSVVEGMKVEKQFDFARVFGEGAGVLGHKGALLLGKLNNRSVWIMAGRFHTYEGYSSEEVTRPLQALAKLGIKMVVLTSAVGGLNKNYQVGDIIVLKDILTLFCQSPLTGSNFQDLSQAFDKNLQDIACNVCQKFNIAYHRGVYTYYKGPNFESFADKIALEKLGADAAGMSTVPETIMANHLGIKVLGLSCVTNLAFVKHNHQEVLANAQAQSEKMRKLLEGIIKEIK encoded by the coding sequence ATGTTTCAAGTTGATGAAATCATTGCTAAATTGCAAGCTTATCAGGACAAAGCTCATGTTTTAATGGTTTTAGGTTCTGGGTGGAATAGTGTGGTTGAAGGAATGAAAGTTGAGAAGCAGTTTGATTTTGCTCGAGTTTTTGGTGAAGGAGCTGGAGTGCTAGGTCACAAAGGCGCTTTACTTTTAGGCAAACTTAATAATAGGTCGGTTTGGATTATGGCTGGCCGTTTTCATACCTATGAAGGTTATAGTAGCGAAGAAGTAACTCGGCCATTGCAAGCCTTGGCCAAATTAGGGATTAAAATGGTTGTTTTAACTTCAGCTGTTGGGGGACTAAATAAAAATTATCAAGTTGGCGACATTATAGTTTTAAAAGATATACTGACTCTTTTTTGCCAAAGTCCTCTAACTGGTTCTAATTTTCAGGATCTGTCTCAAGCTTTTGATAAAAATTTACAAGATATTGCTTGTAATGTTTGCCAAAAATTTAATATTGCTTATCATCGAGGTGTTTACACCTATTACAAAGGACCAAATTTTGAAAGCTTTGCAGATAAGATTGCCTTAGAAAAGCTAGGGGCAGATGCAGCGGGTATGAGTACTGTACCAGAAACTATTATGGCTAATCATTTAGGAATTAAAGTATTGGGTTTGTCATGTGTGACCAATTTGGCTTTTGTTAAACATAATCATCAGGAAGTTTTAGCTAATGCTCAAGCTCAAAGTGAAAAAATGAGGAAATTGTTAGAAGGGATTATAAAAGAGATAAAGTAA